The following proteins come from a genomic window of Lachnoclostridium phytofermentans ISDg:
- a CDS encoding [FeFe] hydrogenase, group A: MNNNKTFMLNSPLGSIFPGNQEEGLKEISKNDKNLVAVSGKIKKPGIVTLTSNTTLRDIIELSGGMLNDKPLKAAQLGLPFGGFYTKKDIDRQITPDSFEEGISHSIIILSEEDCIIQYAKFYIDFLLGKINGGYIDHYIPALPEILQMVKVLNRISKGRSNMRDIFLLRELSQTVKEKVHQKYNLIEEVIIYFYDEIKDHVEDNRCYTLQCNNLTKLTIMDNCIGCDKCTKVCPVDCIVGDFKEQHYIDYTRCTHCGACLSTCPVNAITSGNNSILFLRDLATPNKIVITQMAPSVRVAIGEAFGFETGANVEKKIAAGLRKLGVDYVFDTTWAADLTIMEEANELAERVKRYLEGDKEVKLPILTSCCPAWVKFIEQNYGDMLDVPSTSKSPMQMFAAVAKDLWGKEKGLSREQITSVAIMPCIAKKYEASRPEFSRGLNYDVDYVITTTELIDIFKKSNIDLSQLEDEEIDQVMGEYTGAGIIFGRTGGVIEAATRTAVELITGQRVDNIEFTSLRGFDGFRSCELTVGDLTLRIGVTYGLKEARKMLDKIRSGEEFYHAIEIMACTGGCIGGGGQPRAKKREETIKSRMEGLNEIDRSLPLRRSNDNPAVLAIYEKFLDYPLSNKAQELLHTRYFVKRKK; this comes from the coding sequence ATGAATAACAACAAAACTTTTATGTTAAATTCTCCTTTAGGATCTATCTTTCCAGGAAATCAAGAAGAAGGTCTAAAAGAAATATCCAAAAATGATAAAAACCTAGTTGCAGTATCCGGTAAGATAAAGAAACCCGGTATTGTTACTTTAACAAGTAATACGACTCTACGTGATATCATTGAACTTTCTGGTGGTATGTTAAATGATAAACCTTTAAAAGCTGCACAGCTTGGTCTACCTTTTGGAGGTTTTTATACGAAGAAAGATATTGATCGTCAAATAACTCCAGACTCCTTTGAGGAAGGAATAAGTCATTCAATTATTATTCTATCGGAAGAGGATTGTATCATACAGTATGCAAAGTTTTATATTGACTTTTTGTTAGGTAAAATCAATGGAGGCTATATCGATCATTATATTCCCGCACTGCCAGAGATACTTCAGATGGTTAAAGTTTTAAATCGTATTAGCAAGGGAAGATCTAATATGAGAGATATTTTTCTATTAAGGGAACTCTCACAAACAGTAAAAGAAAAGGTACATCAAAAATATAATCTCATCGAAGAAGTGATAATCTACTTCTATGATGAGATTAAGGACCATGTGGAAGATAACCGATGCTACACCCTACAGTGTAATAATCTAACGAAATTAACGATTATGGACAACTGTATCGGATGTGATAAATGTACAAAAGTATGTCCGGTGGACTGTATTGTTGGAGACTTTAAAGAACAGCATTATATTGATTACACAAGGTGTACCCATTGTGGTGCTTGTCTTAGCACCTGTCCTGTAAATGCTATAACGTCAGGAAATAATTCTATCTTATTTTTAAGAGATTTAGCAACACCAAATAAAATTGTAATTACACAAATGGCTCCTTCCGTTCGTGTTGCAATCGGTGAGGCATTTGGATTTGAAACCGGTGCTAATGTAGAAAAAAAGATTGCAGCAGGGCTTCGAAAACTAGGTGTTGATTATGTATTCGATACCACCTGGGCAGCCGACTTAACGATTATGGAAGAAGCGAATGAACTTGCAGAAAGGGTGAAGAGATATCTAGAAGGCGATAAGGAAGTAAAACTCCCAATCCTTACATCCTGTTGCCCAGCTTGGGTAAAATTCATTGAACAGAACTACGGAGATATGTTAGATGTGCCCTCCACTTCAAAATCACCGATGCAAATGTTTGCTGCAGTTGCAAAAGACCTATGGGGTAAGGAGAAAGGACTTAGCAGAGAACAGATTACTTCCGTCGCTATTATGCCATGCATCGCGAAAAAATATGAAGCTTCAAGGCCTGAGTTTTCCAGGGGGCTTAATTATGATGTGGATTACGTTATTACAACTACAGAGCTCATAGACATCTTTAAGAAATCTAATATTGACTTAAGTCAGTTAGAAGATGAAGAAATCGATCAGGTGATGGGAGAATATACCGGAGCAGGTATTATTTTCGGCCGAACCGGCGGTGTAATTGAAGCTGCTACTAGAACTGCGGTTGAATTAATCACAGGGCAGCGTGTTGATAACATTGAATTTACCAGTCTACGTGGCTTTGATGGATTTCGAAGCTGTGAATTAACGGTAGGAGACTTAACATTACGAATTGGTGTAACCTATGGACTTAAGGAAGCCAGAAAGATGTTAGATAAGATTCGCTCAGGAGAGGAATTTTACCATGCAATAGAAATTATGGCATGTACCGGTGGCTGTATCGGAGGCGGCGGACAACCTAGGGCTAAAAAAAGAGAGGAAACAATTAAAAGTAGGATGGAGGGTCTGAATGAAATTGATCGTTCCTTACCACTTCGCAGATCCAATGATAACCCAGCGGTACTCGCAATTTATGAAAAATTCTTAGATTATCCGCTTAGTAATAAGGCTCAGGAATTACTTCATACCAGATATTTTGTTAAGAGGAAAAAATAA
- a CDS encoding ABC transporter permease, translating to MKNNFLSYSKKQLGNGLKNIYSNKVVLMFLILCIFGIATTGKPLIFTVSEVFTRFGRNTFLVIALIIPVLAGLGLNFGIVVGAMAAQISIFFVVYWGFTGITGLILCVLLSTPIAILFGFLVGWLYNKTKGAEMISGMVLAYFADGLYQLFFLFILGGIIPIKDTTLMIAGGIGVKNTIDLTGNLKYALDTVSMLLLLRILLVLYFVFSAANVILRKKKEGKSGYKLSIIKISVTILLLLLTLIPAIRDFLGTDRLLLLNAITIGCVLAILYVITKICSIKLIQKHKELEVNKYLAMIIIAIIVYALTYIPVVFDITMSISLPVCTYAAIILICGFNRWLLSTKLGQNMRTVGQSRTVANSAGINVNKTRIIAMCISTVLASWGQLIYLQNLGTFSTYGAHSMVGLYAIAALLVGGAGVQMANNKQAILGVILFHTLFVVAPLSASNLLGSSLIGEYFRVFICYGVIALSLALHAWKTIKKPAKQKELK from the coding sequence ATGAAGAATAATTTTCTTTCCTATTCCAAAAAGCAACTTGGTAATGGATTAAAAAATATCTATTCTAATAAGGTTGTTCTTATGTTTCTTATACTTTGTATATTCGGTATAGCAACGACTGGAAAACCATTAATTTTTACGGTTTCGGAGGTATTTACGAGATTCGGAAGAAATACCTTTTTAGTTATAGCACTAATCATCCCAGTACTAGCTGGGTTAGGGTTAAACTTTGGTATCGTAGTTGGTGCCATGGCTGCTCAGATTTCTATTTTCTTTGTCGTATATTGGGGTTTCACTGGAATTACCGGATTGATTCTATGTGTCTTATTAAGTACACCAATCGCCATTTTATTTGGATTCCTTGTTGGATGGCTCTACAATAAAACAAAAGGTGCTGAAATGATTTCCGGTATGGTACTCGCCTACTTTGCGGATGGGTTATATCAACTATTTTTCCTTTTCATTCTTGGAGGTATTATTCCAATCAAGGATACTACATTAATGATTGCAGGTGGAATTGGTGTTAAAAATACCATAGATTTAACGGGAAATCTAAAGTATGCCTTAGATACCGTTAGCATGTTACTTTTACTTCGGATTCTTCTAGTCCTGTATTTTGTTTTTAGTGCTGCTAATGTAATCCTACGAAAAAAGAAGGAGGGTAAATCAGGCTATAAATTATCTATCATTAAAATAAGTGTCACGATTCTTCTACTCCTTTTAACATTGATACCAGCTATCCGTGATTTTCTAGGAACTGACCGTCTGTTGTTATTAAATGCGATTACCATTGGCTGTGTGTTAGCTATCCTTTATGTTATTACAAAGATTTGTTCGATTAAGTTAATTCAAAAACATAAAGAACTTGAAGTAAACAAATACCTAGCAATGATAATTATAGCTATCATTGTATATGCACTAACCTATATTCCTGTAGTTTTTGATATTACAATGAGTATTTCTCTACCAGTATGTACTTATGCGGCAATTATTTTGATTTGTGGTTTCAATCGCTGGCTTTTAAGTACAAAGCTTGGCCAGAATATGCGTACTGTCGGTCAGAGCAGAACTGTTGCTAACTCGGCAGGAATTAATGTAAATAAAACACGTATTATTGCGATGTGCATTTCTACTGTTTTAGCTAGCTGGGGACAATTAATTTACCTTCAAAATCTTGGAACCTTTTCCACCTATGGAGCTCATTCTATGGTTGGTCTATATGCTATAGCTGCATTACTTGTAGGCGGAGCAGGTGTTCAAATGGCGAACAATAAACAAGCAATCCTTGGTGTTATCCTATTTCATACCCTATTTGTTGTTGCACCACTTTCAGCAAGTAATTTATTAGGTAGTTCTTTGATTGGTGAGTATTTCCGTGTATTTATATGCTATGGAGTTATTGCTCTTTCTCTTGCATTGCATGCTTGGAAAACTATAAAGAAACCTGCGAAGCAGAAAGAATTAAAGTAA
- a CDS encoding ABC transporter permease subunit: MNKKIQNLYHAIGLPRLIIFTFFILVLFAAGFYKMDTVALLSNVLRRWGMYGILVLAMVPAIQCGIGPNFGVSLGIVCGLFGSLVAIELNIANLSIFDGNKMLGAWATILFAIILSSVIAWIVGIGYGILLNRVKGSEMTVSTYVGFSIIAFMNILWVTLPFKNGDIKWPIGGEGARNTISLESSFSEIMNKAGAITIGKPETGLFVPTGLLLFFFFLCFLVYLFMKSKTGIAMSAAGANPNFAKASGINVNRTRIIGTALSTSLGAIGIITYAQAFGFLQMYNAPLMMGFTCVAAILIGGASTTRAKIVHVIIGTFLFQGILVIALPVANKALTGTDLSDILRMIISNGIILYALTKAKGGASNEE; this comes from the coding sequence ATGAATAAAAAAATACAAAACCTTTATCATGCGATAGGGCTTCCAAGGTTAATTATTTTTACCTTTTTCATTCTCGTATTATTTGCAGCTGGTTTCTACAAGATGGACACTGTAGCATTATTAAGTAATGTGCTAAGACGTTGGGGAATGTATGGTATTCTTGTACTTGCCATGGTACCTGCCATTCAATGTGGAATCGGTCCAAATTTTGGAGTAAGTCTTGGTATCGTTTGTGGACTGTTTGGCTCCCTTGTAGCAATCGAACTTAATATTGCGAACCTTTCCATATTTGATGGAAATAAAATGCTTGGCGCTTGGGCTACTATCCTATTTGCAATCATTTTATCTTCTGTTATTGCTTGGATTGTAGGTATTGGTTACGGAATCTTACTAAATCGTGTAAAGGGTTCTGAAATGACAGTATCCACCTATGTTGGATTCTCAATCATTGCATTTATGAACATTCTATGGGTAACTTTACCATTTAAAAACGGAGATATTAAGTGGCCAATTGGTGGAGAAGGTGCAAGAAATACCATAAGTTTAGAAAGTAGCTTTAGTGAAATTATGAATAAAGCTGGCGCAATTACCATCGGCAAACCTGAAACAGGATTATTTGTTCCTACAGGTTTATTGTTATTTTTCTTTTTCTTATGCTTTTTAGTTTATCTCTTTATGAAAAGTAAAACAGGAATTGCAATGAGTGCAGCTGGTGCAAATCCTAATTTTGCAAAGGCAAGTGGTATCAATGTAAATAGAACAAGAATTATTGGTACTGCCCTATCTACTTCTCTTGGAGCCATTGGTATTATCACCTATGCTCAAGCATTTGGCTTCTTACAGATGTATAATGCCCCATTAATGATGGGATTTACCTGTGTTGCTGCTATATTAATAGGCGGTGCCAGTACCACGAGAGCGAAAATCGTTCATGTTATTATTGGTACCTTTTTATTCCAAGGAATTCTAGTTATTGCTCTTCCGGTGGCAAATAAAGCTCTTACTGGAACTGATCTTTCCGATATTTTGCGTATGATTATTTCCAATGGAATTATCCTTTATGCTCTTACTAAGGCCAAAGGAGGTGCTTCGAATGAAGAATAA
- the pcp gene encoding pyroglutamyl-peptidase I — protein MKILLTAFDPFGGDTINPAIEALNLINLELENLEIIKLIVPTVFYKSIDTVTEVIEKEQPDVVLCIGQAGGRKEITPERVAINLDDARICDNEGNQPIDTKIYEDGESAYFATIPIKAIVQKIAEANLPSTVSNSAGTFVCNHLMYGVLYYISKHHYNMKAGFLHIPYMIEQVKHMQDKPALPLDQIVQGIELAIEAIACNKVDLRMTGGTEC, from the coding sequence GTGAAAATTTTATTAACTGCATTCGACCCTTTCGGTGGAGATACTATAAATCCAGCTATTGAAGCTCTAAACCTAATTAATTTAGAACTTGAGAACTTAGAGATTATAAAATTAATTGTTCCTACTGTTTTTTATAAATCAATTGATACTGTGACAGAGGTAATTGAAAAAGAACAACCAGATGTCGTTTTATGCATTGGTCAAGCAGGCGGTAGAAAAGAAATTACACCGGAGCGAGTTGCAATCAATTTGGATGATGCAAGAATTTGTGATAACGAAGGAAATCAGCCAATTGACACTAAAATCTATGAAGATGGTGAATCTGCTTATTTTGCAACAATACCAATCAAGGCAATCGTTCAGAAAATAGCGGAAGCTAATCTACCTTCAACTGTATCAAATAGTGCTGGAACATTTGTATGTAATCACTTAATGTATGGAGTGTTATACTATATTTCGAAACATCACTATAATATGAAGGCAGGTTTTCTTCATATCCCATATATGATTGAACAAGTAAAGCACATGCAAGATAAGCCGGCTCTACCTTTAGATCAAATCGTTCAAGGAATCGAATTAGCGATTGAAGCAATCGCGTGTAACAAAGTAGATCTTAGAATGACTGGTGGAACTGAATGTTAG
- a CDS encoding DUF3798 domain-containing protein, translated as MKRIFSLLLIISMVLMTTGCRGNIATSGDSSNYKIGIVTGTVSQGEEEYQAAKQILSEYGSDKIVTATYPDNFSTETEATIAQVVGLASDKDVKAIVFVQAVPGTAAAIDKVRETRPDMLFICGVVAEDPATVASKADICLLVDEISMGTSVIEQAVKQGAKTFVHISFARHLSYATIAARRELFVKNCEKLGIEYVEATAPDPTGDAGVSGAQQWIIENIPEYVKQYGKDTAFFSTNCAMQEPLIRTIAEQNAIFPQQCCPSPYHGYPAAMGIDVTGHEGDVDYMLDSITSKVADYGNTGRMSTWNVPVNMLMVKSGVKYAIEYCEGRTKGTVDEEVLFKIFNDVAGGQDVKVSNYVDETKGTLDNFYLLLCPYHDF; from the coding sequence ATGAAAAGAATTTTTAGTTTATTGCTTATCATCTCTATGGTCTTAATGACTACTGGATGTAGAGGCAATATTGCAACATCTGGTGATAGTTCCAATTATAAGATAGGAATCGTCACAGGTACGGTATCCCAAGGAGAAGAAGAATATCAAGCTGCAAAACAGATACTTTCTGAGTATGGATCAGATAAAATCGTTACAGCAACATATCCTGATAACTTTTCAACGGAAACCGAAGCAACCATAGCGCAGGTCGTTGGCCTTGCAAGTGATAAAGATGTCAAAGCTATTGTATTCGTACAGGCAGTACCAGGTACAGCTGCTGCAATTGACAAAGTACGCGAAACAAGACCGGATATGTTATTTATCTGTGGTGTTGTAGCAGAAGATCCTGCAACCGTAGCTAGTAAAGCAGATATTTGTCTTTTAGTTGATGAAATATCTATGGGTACGTCGGTAATCGAACAGGCAGTAAAACAAGGAGCAAAAACATTTGTACATATATCTTTTGCTCGTCATCTCTCCTATGCTACCATTGCTGCTCGACGTGAACTATTTGTTAAGAATTGTGAGAAACTAGGAATCGAGTATGTAGAAGCAACTGCTCCAGACCCAACAGGAGATGCTGGCGTTTCTGGTGCACAACAATGGATTATTGAAAATATCCCTGAATATGTAAAGCAATATGGCAAAGATACTGCTTTCTTTAGTACTAACTGCGCAATGCAAGAACCACTAATCCGTACCATTGCAGAACAAAATGCAATTTTTCCTCAACAATGCTGTCCATCTCCTTACCATGGATATCCAGCTGCTATGGGAATTGATGTAACTGGTCATGAAGGTGATGTTGACTATATGTTAGATTCCATCACTTCAAAAGTTGCTGATTATGGTAATACAGGTAGAATGTCCACATGGAATGTGCCAGTAAACATGTTAATGGTTAAGTCTGGTGTAAAATATGCAATTGAATATTGCGAAGGTCGCACAAAAGGTACTGTTGACGAAGAGGTACTCTTTAAAATATTTAATGATGTGGCTGGTGGACAGGACGTAAAAGTGTCAAATTATGTGGATGAAACCAAAGGAACTTTAGATAACTTCTATCTTCTACTTTGTCCATACCATGATTTTTAA
- a CDS encoding sugar ABC transporter ATP-binding protein, whose product MDTKYVLKMNNISKDYFGNQVLKNINIQIAPGEIHALMGENGAGKSTLMNILFGMPVVHNTGGFDGSIEIDGVPVTIDSPQKAMELGIGMVHQEFMLLPGFNITENIKIGREITTPTFLSRIFSKSLEKLDQKAMAKDARKALDTIGLNIEEYAKVKGLPVGYMQFIEIAREIDKQGIKLLIFDEPTAVLTESEAERLLDTMRLLSSKGIAIVFITHRIDEVMQVTNSMTILRDGSLVNRVLTKETSAAKIAEMMIGREVEKLLDESEDTRTLNKDDIILKLSNFSVNMPGEKVNQLNLSIRRGEILGIGGLAGQGKLGIPNGIMGLYESEGTIHFDGEEIEPKVLGDALKKGIAFVSEDRRGVGLLLNDSIEQNIIFTAMQVQNKFLYNLGIAKLYHKKAASHHVKQMIKTLDIRCTGPEQAVGRLSGGNQQKVCIASALTLAPKLLIVSEPTRGIDIGAKKLVIELLAKLNREQGLTILMVSSELNELRSICDRIAIVSEGKVARVLKADDSDTDFGLAMSGVIEEVDKDE is encoded by the coding sequence ATGGATACGAAATATGTTCTTAAAATGAATAATATTTCGAAGGATTACTTCGGGAATCAAGTATTAAAGAATATTAATATACAGATAGCTCCCGGCGAAATCCATGCACTTATGGGGGAAAATGGTGCAGGTAAATCAACGCTAATGAATATTTTATTTGGAATGCCTGTTGTGCATAACACAGGTGGTTTTGATGGTTCCATCGAAATAGACGGTGTACCAGTTACCATTGATAGTCCTCAAAAAGCGATGGAGTTAGGAATTGGAATGGTTCATCAGGAATTTATGCTTCTTCCTGGGTTTAACATTACAGAAAATATTAAGATTGGCCGTGAGATAACAACACCTACTTTCTTAAGTAGGATCTTTAGTAAATCCCTTGAAAAACTAGATCAAAAAGCGATGGCAAAAGATGCAAGAAAAGCACTGGATACCATCGGTCTTAATATTGAAGAATACGCTAAGGTAAAGGGACTTCCGGTTGGTTATATGCAATTTATTGAAATTGCCAGAGAGATTGATAAACAAGGAATTAAACTTCTAATCTTTGATGAACCTACTGCTGTGCTTACAGAAAGTGAAGCAGAACGACTGCTTGATACTATGCGACTACTCTCATCGAAAGGAATTGCTATCGTCTTTATAACGCATCGTATTGACGAAGTTATGCAAGTAACCAACAGCATGACGATCCTAAGAGATGGATCACTGGTTAACCGCGTACTTACGAAAGAAACGAGTGCTGCAAAAATTGCTGAAATGATGATTGGTCGTGAGGTTGAAAAGCTTCTGGATGAATCCGAAGATACTAGAACTTTAAATAAGGACGATATCATACTGAAACTTAGTAATTTCTCCGTAAATATGCCTGGTGAAAAAGTAAATCAATTGAATCTGTCTATTCGACGCGGCGAAATACTTGGAATTGGAGGACTTGCAGGGCAAGGAAAATTAGGAATCCCAAATGGTATTATGGGATTATATGAATCAGAAGGAACCATCCATTTTGATGGAGAAGAAATAGAGCCTAAAGTGCTTGGCGATGCTTTAAAGAAAGGAATTGCCTTTGTATCCGAAGACCGACGTGGTGTAGGGTTATTATTAAATGATTCAATTGAACAAAACATCATTTTTACTGCGATGCAAGTTCAGAACAAATTTTTATATAATCTAGGAATCGCTAAATTATATCATAAAAAAGCTGCAAGTCATCATGTAAAACAAATGATAAAGACATTAGATATAAGGTGTACTGGTCCTGAACAAGCGGTAGGTAGATTATCGGGGGGAAATCAACAAAAAGTGTGTATCGCAAGTGCACTAACTTTAGCACCAAAGCTATTAATTGTATCAGAACCGACGAGAGGAATTGATATCGGAGCTAAAAAATTGGTGATTGAATTATTGGCAAAGTTAAACCGTGAACAAGGGTTAACGATACTTATGGTAAGTTCAGAATTAAATGAGCTTCGAAGTATTTGTGATAGAATTGCAATTGTCTCTGAAGGAAAAGTTGCAAGAGTATTAAAGGCAGATGATTCTGATACAGATTTCGGTCTTGCAATGTCTGGCGTTATAGAGGAGGTGGATAAGGATGAATAA
- a CDS encoding DUF434 domain-containing protein gives MSKSTRRGYAEKDEIEFGCDWIQKLSIASQELNYLLDRGYPTKGAATFIGNHYMLSERQRLAIMRAVSSPNDILLRKSKHIPLEELSNTEVHIDAFNTIITLEVALSNSLLLECMDSTIRDLAGLRGTYHVIDKTEQAIHLLFRQLWNSKVGKVIFYIDSPVSNSGRLKSLIMEISADYAILTEAIVLHDVDKTLETKPYVITSDAIILNKCLSWVNLNRVIINEHIPNAWYVKFPF, from the coding sequence ATGAGTAAAAGTACCCGAAGAGGTTATGCAGAAAAGGATGAGATTGAATTTGGATGTGATTGGATTCAAAAATTAAGCATTGCTTCACAAGAATTAAACTATCTATTAGATCGAGGGTATCCTACAAAAGGTGCAGCTACCTTTATCGGAAACCATTACATGCTATCAGAACGACAACGTCTTGCAATAATGAGAGCAGTATCATCACCGAATGATATACTATTAAGAAAAAGTAAGCACATTCCCTTAGAAGAACTCTCCAATACTGAGGTTCATATCGATGCATTTAATACAATAATAACGTTAGAAGTGGCACTTTCGAACTCCTTGTTACTTGAGTGTATGGATTCTACGATAAGGGATTTAGCAGGTCTTCGTGGAACTTATCATGTAATTGATAAAACAGAACAAGCGATTCATTTATTGTTTCGTCAGCTTTGGAACAGTAAGGTTGGGAAAGTAATCTTTTATATTGATTCGCCAGTTTCTAATTCAGGCAGATTAAAAAGTCTTATTATGGAGATATCTGCTGATTATGCCATATTAACAGAAGCAATCGTATTACATGATGTAGATAAAACACTAGAGACAAAACCTTATGTAATCACAAGTGATGCAATTATTCTTAATAAGTGTCTTAGCTGGGTTAATTTAAATAGAGTAATTATTAATGAGCATATACCAAATGCATGGTATGTTAAGTTCCCCTTTTGA
- a CDS encoding ATP-dependent metallopeptidase FtsH/Yme1/Tma family protein, with protein sequence MKKLYWIILIAVVLACSGILMSLHLSVTKEEMTYPSFLDAVNQNQVASVQFKENDSTLKVILNSDKDTTYIVPNPKTENFTEFLLLRNIKVDNSDSYSATKVIQIILIITVGTGVFLFIRTSGGKDKPLMKDAAKNKKAENRVKLGDVAGNAEAKSMVGDIIDFIKEPEKYSALGARMPKGVMLYGPPGTGKTLIAKAIATEAGVPFYAMSGSDFVQMYVGVGASRIRTLFNKAKKSEKAVIFIDEIDAIGKKRARSTSASNDERDQTLNALLTEMSGFHENKGIVVIGATNRLDTLDEALLRPGRFDRQIEVGLPDILARKKILKLYGDKKPLGDDVDLEVLAKNTVSFSGAMLENLLNEAAIQAANEKSSYIQSSHVDKAFYTVIAGSPLQDRSFISEKDKSITAYHEAGHALATKLLQPEQYISKVTIIPSVKGAGGFNLSIPKDSLYQSKRQILCSIQILLAGRVAEELIFGEEEITTGASNDIQKASAMLVDYLNKYGMDDEMGLFSTVVLEDQYDTDFLNKCRNQMHALYDTTKKLMTENKKLLIEITNELLEKESLKGEDIDRICLKEAV encoded by the coding sequence ATGAAGAAACTATATTGGATTATCCTGATAGCAGTTGTTCTTGCATGTTCAGGTATTTTGATGTCCCTCCATCTGTCTGTAACGAAAGAGGAGATGACCTACCCCTCTTTTTTAGATGCTGTAAACCAAAATCAGGTAGCATCCGTTCAATTTAAAGAAAATGACAGTACTTTAAAGGTAATTTTAAATTCAGATAAGGATACAACTTATATTGTTCCGAACCCAAAGACAGAGAATTTTACAGAATTCTTATTACTTAGGAATATTAAAGTCGACAACAGTGACTCTTATTCCGCAACTAAGGTAATTCAGATCATACTAATAATTACTGTCGGAACAGGTGTGTTTTTATTCATTAGAACAAGCGGTGGTAAAGATAAACCTTTAATGAAAGATGCAGCAAAAAATAAAAAAGCTGAAAATAGAGTGAAGCTTGGTGATGTCGCTGGTAATGCTGAAGCAAAATCCATGGTGGGTGATATCATTGATTTTATTAAAGAACCTGAAAAGTATAGTGCACTTGGAGCCAGAATGCCAAAAGGGGTAATGCTCTATGGCCCTCCTGGAACTGGAAAGACATTAATTGCAAAAGCCATTGCAACAGAAGCTGGTGTACCTTTTTATGCTATGAGCGGTTCCGATTTCGTACAGATGTATGTGGGTGTCGGGGCAAGTCGTATCCGTACATTATTTAATAAAGCAAAAAAAAGTGAAAAAGCTGTTATCTTCATAGATGAAATTGATGCAATAGGTAAGAAGAGAGCCAGAAGTACCTCAGCTAGTAATGATGAACGCGACCAAACCTTAAATGCCTTGTTAACCGAAATGTCTGGTTTCCATGAAAATAAAGGTATCGTCGTTATTGGTGCAACAAACCGTTTGGATACATTAGACGAAGCCTTATTACGTCCAGGCCGATTTGACAGACAAATTGAAGTTGGTTTGCCAGATATACTTGCAAGAAAAAAGATACTTAAGCTATATGGTGATAAGAAACCACTTGGTGATGATGTTGATTTAGAGGTACTTGCAAAAAATACGGTGTCCTTTAGTGGTGCTATGCTTGAAAATCTTTTAAATGAGGCAGCCATTCAAGCTGCGAATGAAAAATCATCCTATATTCAGTCATCACATGTGGATAAAGCTTTCTATACTGTAATAGCAGGTAGCCCTTTACAAGATCGAAGTTTTATTTCAGAAAAAGATAAGAGTATTACTGCCTACCATGAAGCAGGACATGCTCTAGCAACGAAATTATTACAACCAGAACAATATATTTCAAAGGTTACCATTATACCAAGCGTAAAAGGTGCGGGAGGGTTTAATCTCTCAATTCCAAAGGATTCTTTATATCAGTCCAAGCGGCAGATACTATGTAGTATCCAAATATTATTGGCTGGAAGGGTAGCAGAGGAACTTATTTTTGGTGAAGAAGAAATTACTACTGGTGCAAGCAATGATATCCAAAAAGCATCTGCCATGCTAGTTGATTACCTAAATAAATACGGTATGGATGATGAAATGGGTCTCTTTAGTACTGTAGTATTAGAAGATCAGTATGATACAGACTTTTTAAATAAATGCCGTAATCAGATGCATGCGTTATATGACACTACAAAAAAACTTATGACTGAAAACAAAAAACTTCTTATAGAAATTACAAATGAACTTCTAGAAAAGGAATCTTTGAAAGGTGAAGATATCGATAGAATTTGTTTAAAAGAAGCAGTATAG